One window of the Benincasa hispida cultivar B227 chromosome 3, ASM972705v1, whole genome shotgun sequence genome contains the following:
- the LOC120073466 gene encoding uncharacterized protein LOC120073466, which translates to MTSLLVQLLASNSLTGDNYATWKSSLNTILVIDDLKFVLTKECPLIPTSNANRIVRDAYDRWTKVNEKARVYILANISDVLAKKHESMSTSKEIMESLRGMFGQPSFSLRRKSQKDQWEILELLTKDESGYVY; encoded by the exons aTGACTAGTTTATTAGTACAATTATTGGCTTCAAATTCATTAACTGGGGACAATTATGCTACATGGAAATCAAGTTTGAATACAATACTAGTGATAGACGATTTAAAGTTCGTTTTGACAAAGGAATGTCCTCTCATCCCAACCTCAAATGCAAATCGAATTGTTCGGGATGCATATGATAGATGGACAAAGGTGAATGAGAAAGCCCGTGTCTACATTCTTGCCAACATATCTGATgtcttggctaagaaacatGAAAGCATGAGTACttccaaagagattatggagtcTCTgcgtgggatgtttggacaaccgtccttctccCTGAG GAGAAAATCTCAGAAAGACCAGTGGGAGATTTTGGAGTTGTTGACAAAAGATGAATCCGGTTACGTTTAttaa